A window from Desertifilum tharense IPPAS B-1220 encodes these proteins:
- a CDS encoding pentapeptide repeat-containing protein — translation MSRQQFSKRLSAFVCLMAIALFSIVAIAVNVPPAYARDLTFNKQALVNEDFSNQDLTKASFTKANLRGSDFSHSDLRGVSLFGASLVYANLEGADLRNATLDTARFNRANLTNALLEGAYAFNATFDGATIDGADFTDVLLREDAHAVLCDLATGTNPVTGRNTRDTLYCD, via the coding sequence AACGCTTATCTGCCTTCGTCTGCTTGATGGCGATCGCGCTTTTCTCGATCGTGGCGATCGCGGTTAATGTCCCCCCTGCCTATGCTAGAGACTTAACATTCAATAAGCAGGCGCTAGTTAACGAAGATTTCTCCAACCAAGATTTAACCAAAGCCAGTTTTACTAAAGCAAATCTCCGGGGAAGCGACTTTTCTCACTCCGATCTACGCGGGGTGAGTTTGTTTGGCGCAAGTTTGGTTTACGCTAATCTTGAAGGAGCCGATCTCAGAAATGCTACCTTAGATACCGCACGCTTTAATAGAGCAAATTTAACCAATGCTTTGTTAGAAGGCGCTTACGCATTTAATGCTACCTTTGACGGTGCCACCATTGATGGTGCAGATTTTACCGATGTGCTGTTGCGCGAAGATGCACACGCAGTATTGTGCGACTTAGCCACAGGCACCAACCCAGTGACGGGGAGAAATACTCGCGATACTTTATATTGCGATTAA
- a CDS encoding PIN domain-containing protein, whose product MSQIRVFFDTNVLVYAHDRSAKYHLHSAELLKMAVECKIQGVLAEQNLIELYRILTNPTAMKGQALTSSQGENLIKKTYLESVFEIVYPVRSTVEKRLQIAVQGNFISARIFDIRLAVLISEADINYFATYNISDFQGIIGLTPWTPEQIIEALSS is encoded by the coding sequence ATGAGTCAGATTAGGGTATTTTTCGATACCAATGTCTTAGTTTATGCTCACGATCGATCTGCTAAATATCACCTTCACTCAGCAGAACTTCTCAAAATGGCTGTTGAATGTAAAATTCAAGGTGTACTTGCAGAGCAAAATCTAATTGAGCTATACAGGATTCTAACTAATCCCACAGCGATGAAAGGTCAAGCTTTAACTTCATCTCAAGGTGAAAATTTAATTAAAAAAACTTATTTGGAAAGCGTTTTTGAAATTGTTTATCCCGTTCGTTCTACTGTGGAGAAAAGATTACAAATAGCCGTTCAGGGAAATTTTATTTCAGCAAGAATTTTTGATATTAGGTTAGCTGTTTTGATTTCAGAGGCAGATATTAATTATTTTGCAACTTATAATATTAGCGATTTTCAAGGAATAATTGGTTTAACACCTTGGACTCCAGAGCAAATCATAGAGGCTTTATCAAGCTAG